In the genome of Candidatus Electrothrix rattekaaiensis, the window GTAATGTGGAACGCGAGATTGAAAACTTGAAAAAGGCCCTGGAAAGCGATGATCTTGATAGCATCAAGTCCGCTACTGAGGCCCTGACCCAGGCTTCCCATAAACTGGCTGAGCTGATGTATGCCCAGGCTTCGCAGAATCAGGGTGATGCCGCCGGAGCAGCCGGTGCCGCAGGTGCTGATGCGGGCAAGGCCTCTTCAGGCAATGATGACGATGATGTTGTTGATGCCGACTTTGAAGAAGTGAAGTAAGCTCCACTCGTAAACAAGCGGGACAAGCAAAAGGAGAAAAGGAGGACAGGGGAAACCTGTCCTCCTTTTTTTTTCCGCAGGAGCATGTCTGATTTCGTTACACCCAATCAGGCCTGCGTAACTCTACATTACTGCCGATTGCGCGGCAGCCAAGGCTGCACCGAAAGCCCCGGTGATGTCCGGGAACTCGGGAACCAGCACCTGGGTATCATCACCCAAACGTTCCTGAAGCATCTGCACCATACAGGAGTTATTGGCCACTCCGCCGGAAAAGGCCACGGTTTCGCCGTAGCCAGTACGGGAAAGCATAGCAACCAGCCGACTGACCACCGAGCTATGCACAGCCCTCGCAATTCGATCACGGGGAATGCCGCGATTCTTCAGAGAAATCACCTCGGATTCGGCAAAGACCGTACACATGGAGTTGATCTGCACTTCCTGATCCGCGCCAAGGGCTGCCTGCCCGAAGGCATCCAATGAATAGGCCAGAGAAGCCGCCATGATCTCCAAAAAACGACCGGTTCCGGCAGCGCATTTATCGTTCATCTGAAAATGGACCACCTTACCCTGGGCATTCAGAGTGATGACCTTGGAATCCTGCCCGCCCACATCAATGATCGTGGTGCAGTCGGGCAGCTGATGGCGAATACCCAAGGCATGGGCCTTGATCTCGGTGATGACCTGGTCAGCAAAATGCTCTGCCGCGAGATGACGACCATAACCGGTGGCCACCACTCTGTCCGCCCGGAAATCGGCAATCATCTTTTCCGCCTGCCGATGGGGTTCAAAGCCAGACTCGATGATCCGATGCTCCAGTAAGCGTTCCCCATCCCAGACCGCCATTTTCACGGTCCGGGAACCAAGGTCAACACCGATGTACATACTCATGCTCTCTTTAGAGATGTTCCAAGAAATAAGACCCCGTTTTCGATACAGGTTGTAGGGGCAGGCCCCTGTGCCTGCCCGGTAGACAAGGGCGAACACAGGGGTTCGCCCCTACTCAGTCGGTCAGCTGTTCCAGAAAAGCCTCGATCCGGGTCTGCATCTGGCCCACATCTTCTTGGGAATAATCGGATTCCAGGGAGAGATAGGGAATGCCCTCCTGCTCACAGGCCTCACGGACACGTACCTCCTCGATATTATAGGTATGGCAGAACTGGAGAGAATAGTTAATGATACCATGCGCCCCAGAATCACGAAACTCTTTGACCACCTGCTCAATGCGCTCATTATTCGGGGTGAAGCAGGAGCAATCAATCTCCTTATAACGATCTGTCAACGCAGCCAGCATATTGTCCATGCCCGTGACCGACTCGTCAATAAGATCCTTGAAATAACGAGTACCGACGCAGGACTCCTCATTAACAATCACCGCCCCTGCCCCTTCCACCAGATTATGAACCTTCCAGTTGGGCAGAGCCATCGGTGAACCGGCGATCATCACCCGTGCGCTGTTCCGGCCCTGTACGCTCACCTGCTTCTCAACCCGCTGATCCAGCTCATCGCAGAGGGTGTGCAGCTTTTCTGTAAACCGAACCGGATCATCATAAAAGGCAATTTGCTCGATGAGCAGGCCGTCCTTGCCGGAAATCGGGCTGGGCGATTGGTGGCGTAGGTTGTTTAATCGCTGCAAGGCCCGCCGTTTATCATTCATCACCTTGATGGCCGCAGCCAGATCCGCCTCGGTAATTTCCCGGCCCGTGGTCTCTTCCATCTTGGCCTTAAAGGCCCTGACTTCTTCCTG includes:
- a CDS encoding acyl-CoA dehydratase activase — translated: MSMYIGVDLGSRTVKMAVWDGERLLEHRIIESGFEPHRQAEKMIADFRADRVVATGYGRHLAAEHFADQVITEIKAHALGIRHQLPDCTTIIDVGGQDSKVITLNAQGKVVHFQMNDKCAAGTGRFLEIMAASLAYSLDAFGQAALGADQEVQINSMCTVFAESEVISLKNRGIPRDRIARAVHSSVVSRLVAMLSRTGYGETVAFSGGVANNSCMVQMLQERLGDDTQVLVPEFPDITGAFGAALAAAQSAVM
- a CDS encoding double-cubane-cluster-containing anaerobic reductase; this encodes MSTFEVKAYPKLWQSLDMDVERFDKARKMLGDAYAQSFLSQQNRPDGMAYFDNMIAELHGGRIKELMAAKAEGHPVVGTFCVYIPEELVLAAGGICIGLCGGSQGSIPDAEKTLPRNICPMVKSAYGFKAGRICSYFQVADFLYGETTCDAKKKTWELLDRLIPTHVMEIPQCKNPQSIALWQEEVRAFKAKMEETTGREITEADLAAAIKVMNDKRRALQRLNNLRHQSPSPISGKDGLLIEQIAFYDDPVRFTEKLHTLCDELDQRVEKQVSVQGRNSARVMIAGSPMALPNWKVHNLVEGAGAVIVNEESCVGTRYFKDLIDESVTGMDNMLAALTDRYKEIDCSCFTPNNERIEQVVKEFRDSGAHGIINYSLQFCHTYNIEEVRVREACEQEGIPYLSLESDYSQEDVGQMQTRIEAFLEQLTD